One region of Mesobacillus boroniphilus genomic DNA includes:
- a CDS encoding histidinol-phosphatase, whose product MLTDYHNHLERGTLTLDYLKQFTDTANQKGIQHFGISEHAYHFYQTADILRNSWVDERRYYDMADYVNLFEEAWRNEIDVKMSIEMDYTPGKHKEMEQFIKSYDFDYVIGSIHWIGDFGIDLAEYRKEWDRRDVYEVYKSYFDQVVTLAQTNLFDIIGHIDLVKIFKYVPEDESFLLEQYDRATSALAQSKTCVEISTAGLRKPTQTLYPDKRLLQMCFDKKIPIVLSSDAHVPEHVGADFDQAIDLARQVGYEEIMTFSNGERRAFPLG is encoded by the coding sequence ATGCTGACGGATTACCACAACCATCTGGAAAGAGGCACATTGACGCTGGATTATTTGAAGCAGTTTACTGATACGGCCAATCAAAAGGGAATTCAGCATTTTGGGATTTCTGAGCATGCATATCACTTCTATCAGACTGCCGATATCTTGCGCAACAGCTGGGTAGATGAACGCAGATATTATGATATGGCTGATTATGTTAATCTTTTTGAGGAAGCATGGAGAAATGAAATTGACGTTAAAATGTCAATCGAGATGGACTACACTCCTGGCAAGCATAAGGAAATGGAACAGTTCATCAAAAGCTATGACTTTGATTATGTAATCGGATCGATCCATTGGATTGGTGATTTTGGGATTGATCTTGCCGAGTATCGCAAAGAATGGGACAGAAGAGATGTTTATGAAGTTTATAAAAGTTATTTTGACCAGGTTGTAACACTGGCGCAAACAAATCTGTTTGATATAATCGGTCATATTGATCTTGTGAAAATTTTTAAATATGTCCCTGAGGATGAAAGTTTCCTATTGGAACAGTATGATCGGGCGACATCGGCGCTGGCCCAATCCAAGACCTGTGTGGAAATAAGCACTGCAGGCTTAAGGAAGCCTACCCAGACTTTGTATCCAGATAAAAGGCTATTGCAGATGTGCTTTGATAAAAAAATACCGATTGTGTTGTCATCGGATGCCCATGTACCTGAGCATGTCGGTGCTGATTTTGATCAGGCTATTGACCTTGCTAGACAGGTTGGCTACGAGGAAATTATGACGTTTTCCAATGGAGAACGAAGAGCGTTCCCGTTAGGTTGA